The DNA window GATCTCGATATTTCCAAGCACCGTGGCATTGGCACCAATGAGAACACCATGTCGTACCTTGGGGTGCCGGTCGCCGGTATCTTTTCCCGTGCCGCCCAATGTGACGCCCTGCAGAATGGAAACATTGTCTTCGATGACAGCCGTTTCCCCAATGACAATACCGGTGGCATGATCAAAAAAGACGCCCTTTCCCAGCCGTACAGCCGGGTGAATATCGACCTGCAGAACGCGCGATGATCTGGATTGCAAATAGGCGGCAAGGTCCTCGCGGCCTGTTCCCCATAGGAGATGAGCAAACCGATGGATCTGGATGGCGTGAAAACCCTTCAGATAGAGCAACACATGCAGGGCGCTTTTGGTCGCTGGGTCCCGCTCCAGAACCGCATTGATATCTCTCTCGGCACCGGCGAGCACCGTAGGGTCCTGTTGCAGCAGATCACTGAAAAGATCGAATAATCTTTCGCTCGTCACCAATTGGCCGGCCAAGACCTCTGCCAACTGAAAGCACAAGGCGTGTTCCAGCCGGTCAAAGCGCATCACAGAATGCTGGAGGACCGGAGCCAGTGTCGGCTCACGTTCACTCGTTGCAACCGCCTCGGAGAGAATACGCGACCACAGGGATCGGCTTTTTGACGTCGTTGCTGCACTGGTCATGTTGCACCTTAAAACCCGGTGAGTGGCGTGATCTTTGAGCCATCACTGAAACGCGAAAATCGGAAGTCCTTTGGATCAACGACAGGCGAGCGTCCCGTTACGATATCGGCCATCAGGCGACCCGCAGCAGGCCCAATTCCGAAACCATGCCCGGAAAAGCCGGTGGCAATATGAAAGCCCGGCACCGCGTCAACAGCGGAGATAACAGGAATAGCGTCGGGAGTAACATCAATATATCCGGCCCAGCGCTGTGCGATCTCGGCTTGGTTGAACACAGGAAATGCGGCCTTCAGACTATCGAAAAATCTGTCTGACAGATTGAGCGACGGCTTGGGATCAAGCACGCGGTTATATTCGAACGGACTTGCCTCATCCATTTTCCACTTTGTCGGAATACGCGCTTCATCGAAAAAGCGCCCGCCAAGGCGAAAAGACAGCGAACTCCATTCCAGTTTCAGGGCTGGCAGGAATTTGAACGCGTAGCGGAATGATTTCGGTACAATATCGACAATGTTCTCATCACCTGACGCAATGGTGTAACCGCCATCCTGCCGTTTGCGGATGGCAAAATCTTTGGACCAGAGTGCTGATTCAGGACCGCCCTCCAGCGGTTTGGTGCGGATAACAGTGTTCAACACTTTAAGCTGTGGCAGATCAATCCCGTAAAGACCGCAAAACAGGTTGGACCAGGCACCGCCCGCAAGCACGACAGCGTCGCAGCCAATCCTTCCGCGCTCTGTGACCACACCGGAGATCTTGCCGCCTGACGTCTCGATGCCGCGCACCGCACATTCAGTAAGAATGGAAGCACCCTTGTCGCGCGCCGCCTCGGCAATTGCTGGCGCTGCCTTTTGCGGCTCAGCCCGGCCATCAACAGGTGTGTAGAGCGCGCCTTTGAGGTTCATCTTGCCGCCCGGCAGCAGATCATCAAGTTCCTTGCCGCTGACCATGCGGCTTTCCAGTTGATAACCCTCAAGGTTTTGCAGCCAGCGCTCATTGTCCTCATAGGATTTATCGTCGGGGGATGTGAACAGAATGCCCGCACGCTTGTAACCCGTATCGCGACCAAGGCGCTTGTCAAAACCTGACCATAGACGCAGTGCTTCGGCCATAAGCGGTACTTCGCGCGGATCGCGGCGAGAGATGCGCACCCAGCCCCAATTGCGGCTCGATTGTTCCTGACCGATACCGCCCTTCTCGCAAAGTGTGACCTTCAGGCCGCGTTCTGCCAGTTCCAGTGCTGTCGACGCCCCGATAATACCACCACCGATAACAACAACATCCACCTTCTCCGGGATTTCTTCATCACCGTGAACACGCACAACATAGGGACCGGGCATTGAATGAGTACCTCTTTACGAATGGACGATTGCGCAGCTGTATCAGTATTGCAAGGCGTGCGCAGGCACTTCCAATCGTACCTCTCTATCCCCGCTGCCGGAAGGTAGAGCAGAACCATCGTGAAGGGAGGCATCTTTTTGCGAATAAACGCTTATTTCAGTGGAAACATGCTCATAATAAAGGCTTCTCGCGCTCAGATTTCCTGTCAGCGCCCGACACTCCGAAAGGATACGAAGCATCGAGCGCTGAGTGAGGTTTAGAGAAGTTTGTCGAGCGTGATCGGCAGATCGCGGATGCGTTTTCCTGTCGCGTGGAAGACCGCATTGGCAATGGCTGGCGCTACGCCAACAATGGGCAATTCACCAACGGCTTTGCCCCCGAGCACCGAGGCATGGTGATCCGGAATGCCGACAGAAATTACCTGAAGGTCGGGAATATCCGAATTCGTCGCCACCAGATAATCGCCCAGATTATTGTTGATCACCCGGGCGTTGCGCGGATCAATAATTCCTTCCTCCAGCAGGGCCTGCCCGATACCCATGATAATACCGCCTCGCCATTGGCTTTCGGCGAGTTTGGGGTTGTACAGGCGGCCTGAATCAAGCACCGACACCATGCGCGAGACCCGGACCGTGCCAAAGTCCTCATCAACCCGTACTTCGACAAAGTGCGCGCACCAGCTGTGAAGCGAGTAGCCGCCTTCCGTTGGTGACTTCATCGCCATCATGGTCGTAAAGTTATTATAGCGATCTTCGGTATTCTTTTTCTCCTCCGGCAGGGTATCGCGCAGGGTCTCAATCTTTTCCTGACCGATATGCTGCATGAAATCGGCGATTGAAATATCTGCCCGTTCGCCGCGCGGTGTCGAGATCGTGCCATTCGCGATGTTGAGTGTATTCAACTGGAGATCGAGGAACGGCGAGTTGGGATGATTGAGCGCGAGGCCAATCAATTCCTCTCGCGCGGCAAGCGCTGCCTTATGCACCGCACCGGTCATGAGGTTGGCAAGTTGCGAGCCGCCCGCCACCGGCGCCCGTGGCAATGCAGAATCGCCAAGCTTCACAAGGATCTGTTCAACCGGAATACCCAGAACTTCGGCTGCTGTCTGGGCGAGGATTGTATAGGTTCCCTGCCCCATATCGATGCTGCTGCTTGCCACCTCCGCCGTACCATCTGCGAGAATGCGCACCAGAGCCTCGCCCGGTGTGCGCCGCACCGGATAGGTGCCAGCCGCAACACCCCAGCCGATAAGCTGGTTTCCGTCCCGCATTGATCTTGGCGCCGGAGTGCGTTTCGACCAGCCAAAGGCTTTTGCGCCTTCAGAAAAGGCTTCCCGCAATTGCCGTGTAGACCACGGTATTTTTGCATGCGGGTCCTCTTCAGCATAGTTCAGCAGCCGGATTTCAAGGGGATCAATGCCGATTTCATAGGCGAGTTCGTCAATTGCCGATTCAATGCCGAAAGCACTCGGGTTTTCGCCCGGTGCCCGCAAGGCCCCCGGAGTAACCGTGTTCAGTGGAATGATGTTCTGCCGGGAACTGAAATTGGGCGCCGCATACATGATCGCGGTGACTGATCCCAGCGGCTCGACTGCCATTCCAAGCATCGATGTCTCATTGACACCGTGTTGGACGATGGAAAGTAGTTTCCCTTCCTTTGTCGCGCCAAGCGCCAATGTCTGACGGGTGGCCGGACGGCCGCCATAAGCGGTAAATGTCTGCGGCCTTGTGACCGCAAGTTTAACCGGCTTGCCGAGCATGCGCGCAGCAATTGCAGCCACCGCCCCATGCGGCAGCGACAGTGCTTTCGAACCGAAACCTCCACCAATATAAGGCGAAATCATCCGCACATTTTCAAAGGGTATATCGAACCATTCCGCATAGGAGCGGGCCATGCCATCCACCCACTGGCTTGGCTCCCAGAGGGTCAGCCTGTCACCCTCCCATTGCGCAATAATGCCATGCGGTTCGATAGCAACATTGTATTCGCGCGGGGTTTTGTATTCCTGTTCAATACGCACGGGCGCTTCGGCGAATGCTCTTTCTGCATCCCCCCAGGACATGGTCATACGATCAATCGGCACGCCCTCACCTGCCTTTGGGTCCTCAAGACCATAGACATGTTCCGCTTCCTCATAGCTTACCTTGATGAGGGCAGCTGCAGCCGTGGCTTGCTCCAGTGTTTCCGCCACAACGGCCACAACATGCTGACCATTGAAGCTGACAGTCTTCGGCAGTGCCAGAAACGGGCCGTCTGGCCCCGGTGTGCCGGCCCATGTCGTCGCTGATTTCAGGTGGGTGATATTATCTGGTGTCAAGACCAACAGAACGCCGGGCGACGCCTCCGCTGCCTTGCTGTCAACCGATTTCACTGTGCCTGCAGCAATCGTGCTCTGCACGGTGACGGCGTAAACCAGCCCTTCAATCTGATGTTCGATCGCATAGGTGGCGCCGCCGGTGATCTTTGCCGGTCCATCGATACGCGACAGGCGCCCGCCGAGATTGCCATCGGAGGCATCACCATGTTTGGATTTGGGCGTTACGAAAGTCATGCCAGACCTCCCATTTTCAGAACAGCACGCGTGATAACGCGCGGAGCAAGATCGATTTTGTAGTGGTTCGCACCGTGATCAGTCGCGCCCTCCATAACAAGCAGACTGGCCTTGCGGACCAATTCCGGTTCCAGCCCCTTGCCGATCAACGCCGCCTCAACCGTGCGGGCTCGCCAAGGTTTTGTTGCAACGCCGCCAAGGGCTATGCGTATGTCACGGACAGTCTTGCCATCCGCTTCAAGTTCAAGTCCTACCGCTGCACTGGCTGCGGCAAACTCGTAGGATTGCCGGTCGCGTACCTTGAGATAGGTCGAGCGCCTCGCAGCGGCCGAGGCGGGTATGGTTACTGCCGTAATGATTTCGCCGCGCTCAAACGCATGCTCGCGATCCGGTGTATTTCCCGGAAGCCTGAAGAAATCATCCACGGCCACTTGTCTTTCGCC is part of the Phyllobacterium sp. T1293 genome and encodes:
- the cysE gene encoding serine O-acetyltransferase codes for the protein MTSAATTSKSRSLWSRILSEAVATSEREPTLAPVLQHSVMRFDRLEHALCFQLAEVLAGQLVTSERLFDLFSDLLQQDPTVLAGAERDINAVLERDPATKSALHVLLYLKGFHAIQIHRFAHLLWGTGREDLAAYLQSRSSRVLQVDIHPAVRLGKGVFFDHATGIVIGETAVIEDNVSILQGVTLGGTGKDTGDRHPKVRHGVLIGANATVLGNIEIGVNSKIGAGSVVLKSVENRKTVAGVPAKVIGGVQEREPARSMNQILYDVGL
- a CDS encoding NAD(P)/FAD-dependent oxidoreductase produces the protein MPGPYVVRVHGDEEIPEKVDVVVIGGGIIGASTALELAERGLKVTLCEKGGIGQEQSSRNWGWVRISRRDPREVPLMAEALRLWSGFDKRLGRDTGYKRAGILFTSPDDKSYEDNERWLQNLEGYQLESRMVSGKELDDLLPGGKMNLKGALYTPVDGRAEPQKAAPAIAEAARDKGASILTECAVRGIETSGGKISGVVTERGRIGCDAVVLAGGAWSNLFCGLYGIDLPQLKVLNTVIRTKPLEGGPESALWSKDFAIRKRQDGGYTIASGDENIVDIVPKSFRYAFKFLPALKLEWSSLSFRLGGRFFDEARIPTKWKMDEASPFEYNRVLDPKPSLNLSDRFFDSLKAAFPVFNQAEIAQRWAGYIDVTPDAIPVISAVDAVPGFHIATGFSGHGFGIGPAAGRLMADIVTGRSPVVDPKDFRFSRFSDGSKITPLTGF
- a CDS encoding xanthine dehydrogenase family protein molybdopterin-binding subunit; this translates as MTFVTPKSKHGDASDGNLGGRLSRIDGPAKITGGATYAIEHQIEGLVYAVTVQSTIAAGTVKSVDSKAAEASPGVLLVLTPDNITHLKSATTWAGTPGPDGPFLALPKTVSFNGQHVVAVVAETLEQATAAAALIKVSYEEAEHVYGLEDPKAGEGVPIDRMTMSWGDAERAFAEAPVRIEQEYKTPREYNVAIEPHGIIAQWEGDRLTLWEPSQWVDGMARSYAEWFDIPFENVRMISPYIGGGFGSKALSLPHGAVAAIAARMLGKPVKLAVTRPQTFTAYGGRPATRQTLALGATKEGKLLSIVQHGVNETSMLGMAVEPLGSVTAIMYAAPNFSSRQNIIPLNTVTPGALRAPGENPSAFGIESAIDELAYEIGIDPLEIRLLNYAEEDPHAKIPWSTRQLREAFSEGAKAFGWSKRTPAPRSMRDGNQLIGWGVAAGTYPVRRTPGEALVRILADGTAEVASSSIDMGQGTYTILAQTAAEVLGIPVEQILVKLGDSALPRAPVAGGSQLANLMTGAVHKAALAAREELIGLALNHPNSPFLDLQLNTLNIANGTISTPRGERADISIADFMQHIGQEKIETLRDTLPEEKKNTEDRYNNFTTMMAMKSPTEGGYSLHSWCAHFVEVRVDEDFGTVRVSRMVSVLDSGRLYNPKLAESQWRGGIIMGIGQALLEEGIIDPRNARVINNNLGDYLVATNSDIPDLQVISVGIPDHHASVLGGKAVGELPIVGVAPAIANAVFHATGKRIRDLPITLDKLL